AAAATCGTTACTCGAAGTATTGATTTAACCAATCCACCTAAATTAACTGACGAAGCAAAAGCTCGTCTTGCTAAACTAAATGAGGCAGAGATTGACTATTCTGATATCCCACCATTAAAGGATGATTTTTGGGCAAACGCTGTTAACAATCCGCTGTATAAGCCAACCAAACAAATCGCTACGGTACGCATAGACAGTGACGTATTGCTATGGCTCAAGTCTCAAGGCAAGGGCTATCAAACTCGGATGAATGCTATTTTAAGACAGGCGATGTTGACTGAGTTGGCAGAAACGCATTAGTCGCCTATGATATCGGCTAACCCAAGTTTTTGCTTTAAAGCTAGATTTGTGGGTTTGTTAGACGCTGTTTGATATACGGATTAATATACGAAAACAGGGGCGATTCGCCCCTGTTTTTTTTGCCTAAATGGGAGTATCTAAAAAACCACCGTTTCTTAGACACTCATTCCATTATCAATTTTGTAAATACTCGACAAAATTCCTTAGCGTACTATTTTTTCCGTTTTCTGTGCTGACCCCTTATAACAATTTTTTCAGCATTTATGATAACAATGTATAATAATTTACCCCACTCTCAACCCCCTCTAAACATGCCTTTTTTGTTTCAACCCCGCTTAAAAGTGTTGAGAGTGGGGTATAAACTGTGATACATTTTACATAACTTTACTATATATCAAAATAAAACAACTTTTTTGACAATAGTGATAATTTTTTTAACAAAAACTGACTCTGCGGAGATGTTGTTATGAACAAAGTATATCGGGTGATTTGGAATGCGTCATTAGGGGCTTGGGTTGCCGTCTCTGAAATTACCAAGTCAAAAGGTAAGAAATCAAATAAAGCGATAAAAAGTGGAGTTCTCGTTTCTTCTCTAGTTTTATTCGCAGGTAATGCAATTGCAACTCCATATGATGCGGGTGGTGGGACAGCAACAGAAGCTGATGCTATTGCCATTGGTGAAAGAGCCAAAGCATCAGGGATATTATCAATTGCACTAGGTGCAGATTCAGTCGCACAAGAAAAACATGCTGTTGCTCTTGGACAAGGTGCTCAAGCGTTAGGTGACGATGGTGTTGCTGTTGGTACAAGGGCTAAAGCTGTTGCAAAATACAGCACAGCACTAGGAAATCAGTCTACTGCTGAAAAAGAATTTGATCTTGCTGCTGGCTATAAAGCCAATGCATCAGGTGGCCAAAGCACGGCAGTGGGTTTCGCTGCAAAAAGTACAGGGACTGCTTCTAATGCTATAGGAGGTGCTAGTTTAGCAGCAGGAAAATATTCTACTGCGGTTGGACAAGAAGCACATGCAGAAGCTGATTTTGATCTTGCTGTTGGCTATAAAGCCAATGCATCAGGTGGCCAAAGCACGGCAGTGGGTTTCGGTTCAAAAAGTACAGGGACTGCTTCTAATGCTATAGGAGGTGCTAGTTTAGCAGCAGGAGAATATTCTACTGCGGTTGGACAAGAAGCACATGCAGAAGCTGGTTTTGCTCTTGCTGCTGGCTATAAAGCCAATGCATCAGGTGGCGAAAGCACGGCAGTGGGATACAATTCAAAAAGTACAGGGAAGGCTTCTAATGCTATAGGTTGGAACGCTAATGCAACGGCACAAAATGCAACAGCGCTAGGTTCTAATGCACAAGCATATAGCCAGAGTGGAATTGCAATAGG
This genomic stretch from Moraxella osloensis harbors:
- a CDS encoding BrnA antitoxin family protein, whose amino-acid sequence is MSKIVTRSIDLTNPPKLTDEAKARLAKLNEAEIDYSDIPPLKDDFWANAVNNPLYKPTKQIATVRIDSDVLLWLKSQGKGYQTRMNAILRQAMLTELAETH